One Aegilops tauschii subsp. strangulata cultivar AL8/78 chromosome 7, Aet v6.0, whole genome shotgun sequence genomic window carries:
- the LOC109759362 gene encoding uncharacterized protein → MGQPSMLFTPPPPQQINVMADASCNTNDPHDESPPLYQLRSGRAPAAPTVEHLLCGRGTAARCCHTPDSSHTDRAPSPDRALAGPRSSPQHPLHGRRRQLHCDFRRLQEAPPTAAALLAPPPWPEEAARTQTSRHSLCVVASRPAPPLPWPLTPPSSGSSASLHAAPPRPSSRRPPPHSTAAVRRPMKPSFARRERHRAHSPPRRLRRPGGRHHRQDRRRQRPGGSGVGGSLVRVKKVIYHPMMLLVSHILWYWMMNKVIYHPKKELKKKGNGECEATRLDHTESSEAEWLSRAETRPGTALADERAAPSCRTGMAGQAPAVVAFALAAAILSTPPPQSDNFSNIPPTLSGDDKAQVRIKHPKSAKALQCTSKCVATCIRGGEGPINVRRPLVVFKEGQFRSRLYCLTECSDICNLIKDGEDGP, encoded by the exons ATGGGGCAGCCATCCATGTTGTtcacaccgccgccgccgcagcaaaTCAATGTCATGGCCGATGCGTCATGTAACACCAACGACCCGCACGACGAGAGCCCACCTCTCTACCAACTCCGATCTGGCCGAGCACCCGCAGCCCCCACCGTCGAGCACCTCCTGTGTGGTCGAGGGACCGCCGCACGCTGCTGTCACACTCCTGACAGCAGCCATACAGACCGGGCCCCCAGCCCAGATCGGGCCCTGGCTGGGCCCAGATCTAGCCCGCAGCACCCTCTCCATGGCCGCCGACGGCAGCTCCACTGCGATTTTCGCCGCCTCCAGGAAGCACCACCGACGGCCGCGGCGCTGCTAGCTCCGCCTCCATGGCCCGAGGAAGCCGCACGGACGCAGACCTCGCGCCACAGCCTCTGCGTCGTCGCCTCCAGGCCCGCGCCGCCGCTTCCATGGCCGCTCACCCCTCCGAGCTCCGGGTCCTCCGCCAGCCTTCACGCAGCTCCGCCACGACCCTCctctcgccgcccgccgcctcacAGCACCGCCGCCGTGCGCCGCCCGATGAAGCCCTCCTTCGCGCGAAGAGAACGCCACCGGGCGCACTCTCCTCCCCGCCGCCTTCGGCGGCCAGGGGGCCGCCACCACCGCCAGGatcggcggcggcagcggccgggTGGATCTGGGGTAGGTGGCTCGCTAGTTAGGGTAAAAAAAGTTATTTATCACCCCATGATGCTTCTTGTATCCCACATACTGTGGTATTGGATGATGAATAAAGTTATTTATCACCCAAAAAAAGAACTAAAAAAAAAAGGCAACGGCGAGTGCGAGGCGACGCGCCTTGACCACACAGAGAGCAGCGAGGCTGAGTGGCTGAGCAGAGCAGAGACAAGGCCGGGCACGGCGCTCGCGGACGAGCGAGCCGCGCCGTCGTGTCGCACGGGGATGGCGGGGCAGGCGCCGGCCGTGGTGGCGTTCGCGCTGGCGGCCGCCATCCtctccacgccgccgccgcagtcGGACAACTTCTCCAACATCCCGCCCACGCTCTCCG GGGACGACAAGGCGCAGGTGAGGATCAAGCACCCCAAGTCGGCCAAGGCGCTGCAGTGCACCTCCAAGTGCGTCGCCACCTGCATCCGCGGCGGCGAGGGGCCCATCAACGTCCGGAGGCCCCTCGTCGTCTTCAAGGAGGGGCAGTTCCGCAGCCGCCTCTACTG CCTGACAGAGTGCTCGGACATCTGCAACCTCATCAAGGACGGCGAGGACGGGCCATGA
- the LOC109759361 gene encoding uncharacterized protein encodes MPLPRSKARRKGFRSQLEQEVLRLQEVLREETALHAILDNALDHAAVTLADMSYLPTHAQELLSNISAMEAAVSKLEEEMVALHFQLIQERNERRLVEYRANAKQRPLPLCSHRPAAKPDPESDDTATDTSNPSRAEKAAPPKLHRQFSVKALGGGANPNHLSEDIVRCMRNIFISLSDSCREASRAANPSAAGEGQRAGPSPSGIAAFWSLSEPSSISSWVQSPQVDLNQNNNLLASETVFDPYKAREKLSWADIGGYGAASEVSWMSAGKKQLEYAAESLRKFRLLIEQLAEVNPVHLSDDARLAFWINLYNALLMHAYLAYGVPRSDMKLFSLMQKAAYTIGGNSFSAAFIEYVILKMKPPNHRPQMALLLALQKIKSPEDQRKFCISTPEPLLTFALSCGMYSSPAVKIYTASNVREELQDAQRDFIRASVGVSRKGKLLIPKMLHCFARGFVDDNSFPIWISHFLPQQQATFVEHCVSQRRQSLLGTRTFGIIPFDSRFRYLFLPDMGSLN; translated from the exons ATGCCGTTGCCGCGGAGCAAGGCCAGGAGGAAGGGCTTCAGGTCGCAGCTGGAGCAGGAGGTGCTGAGGCTGCAGGAGGTGCTGCGGGAGGAGACGGCGCTGCACGCCATCCTCGACAACGCGCTCGACCACGCCGCCGTCACCCTCGCCGACATGTCCTACCTCCCCACCCAC GCCCAGGAGCTGCTCTCCAACATCTCCGCCATGGAGGCGGCCGTCTCCAAGCTGGAGGAGGAGATGGTCGCCCTGCACTTCCAGCTCATCCAGGAGCGCAACGAGCGGCGCCTCGTCGAGTACCGCGCCAACGCCAAGCAGCGGCCCCTCCCCCTCTGCTCCCACCGCCCCGCCGCCAAACCCGACCCCGAATCCGAC GACACGGCGACCGACACCAGCAACCCCAGCAGAGCGGAGAAGGCCGCGCCCCCGAAGCTGCACAGGCAGTTCTCCGTGAAGGCCCTCGGCGGCGGCGCGAACCCGAACCACCTGTCGGAGGACATCGTGCGGTGCATGAGGAACATCTTCATCTCGCTCTCCGACTCCTGCCGGGAGGCCTCCAGGGCCGCCAACCCCTCCGCCGCCGGGGAGGGCCAACGCGCCGGCCCGTCGCCCAGCGGGATCGCCGCCTTCTGGTCGCTGTCCGAGCCGTCCTCCATCTCCTCCTGGGTGCAGAGCCCCCAGGTCGACCTCAACCAGAACAACAACCTGCTGGCCTCCGAGACCGTCTTCGACCCGTACAAGGCCCGGGAGAAGCTCAGCTGGGCCGACATCGGGGGCTACGGCGCCGCGTCCGAGGTCTCCTGGATGTCCGCTGGGAAGAAGCAGCTCGAGTATGCCGCAGAGTCGCTTCGGAAGTTCAG GTTGCTGATTGAGCAGCTGGCAGAAGTAAACCCCGTTCATCTCAGCGACGACGCGAGATTGGCGTTTTGGATCAATTTGTACAATGCCTTGTTGATGCAT GCTTATCTTGCTTACGGTGTTCCACGAAGTGACATGAAACTGTTTTCACTAATGCAAAAG GCTGCGTACACAATTGGAGGGAATTCATTCAGTGCAGCATTCATCGAATATGTTATTTTGAAGATGAAGCCGCCGAATCACAGACCACAGATG GCTCTGCTTCTTGCCCTTCAGAAGATAAAGTCACCTGAGGACCAGAGAAAGTTCTGCATTTCAACACCTGAACCACTTCTGACATTTGCCCTCAGCTGTGGAATGTATTCTTCGCCTGCA GTGAAGATATACACAGCCAGCAACGTAAGGGAAGAGCTTCAGGATGCGCAGCGTGATTTCATCAGAGCATCGGTGGGAGTGAGCCGAAAGGGAAAGCTTCTGATCCCCAAAATGCTGCACTGTTTTGCGCGAGGGTTCGTCGACGACAACAGCTTCCCTATCTGGATATCGCATTTCCTGCCTCAGCAGCAGGCTACATTCGTCGAGCACTGCGTGTCTCAGAGGCGGCAAAGCCTCCTGGGCACCCGGACTTTCGGCATCATCCCGTTCGACTCTCGGTTCCGATACCTTTTCCTGCCTGATATGGGATCATTGAACTGA